A single region of the Pseudosulfitobacter pseudonitzschiae genome encodes:
- a CDS encoding glycosyltransferase, producing the protein MLLTNSVFTKTEVERFSASGSLPALPPVIPVLLPHELRETDEPVCIDLPVTPYFLGVGVMTGRKNLECILQAMLYLHNTGRPVPLFLLAGAHRKRTVSYVDRVEFSPIKGKIQFAQNPNQAELRALYKKALALIIPSHMEGFGLPLGEALWLGTPGLSSDIAALREVGGDLAKYFDPNDPGALASLIDTLHSNPEAHAALKDKIVRSHASLRTWKDVAADIVTAVSQSPAAVQASS; encoded by the coding sequence ATGCTACTAACGAACTCGGTTTTCACCAAGACTGAAGTCGAACGCTTTTCTGCTTCCGGCAGCTTGCCCGCGCTTCCGCCCGTGATTCCGGTACTCTTGCCGCACGAACTGCGAGAGACAGATGAACCTGTATGCATTGATCTTCCCGTCACTCCCTATTTCCTAGGAGTTGGTGTGATGACGGGCCGCAAGAACCTTGAGTGTATCTTGCAAGCTATGCTGTATCTACACAATACAGGCCGTCCAGTGCCGCTGTTTCTTTTGGCTGGTGCGCACAGGAAAAGAACTGTGAGCTATGTGGATAGGGTTGAATTTTCCCCGATCAAAGGCAAAATACAGTTCGCCCAGAACCCAAACCAGGCTGAATTGCGCGCGCTCTACAAGAAGGCGCTGGCGCTAATAATTCCCAGTCACATGGAGGGCTTTGGCCTGCCGCTAGGCGAAGCGCTTTGGTTGGGTACGCCCGGGCTGTCGTCAGACATCGCGGCCTTGCGAGAGGTGGGTGGTGACCTGGCAAAATACTTCGATCCCAATGATCCGGGTGCCCTTGCCTCGCTTATCGACACGCTACACTCTAATCCGGAGGCACATGCGGCACTGAAAGATAAGATTGTTCGTAGCCATGCTTCGCTGCGCACTTGGAAAGACGTTGCGGCAGATATCGTTACTGCAGTATCCCAAAGCCCCGCCGCGGTGCAGGCAAGCTCATGA
- a CDS encoding glycosyltransferase: MRIGLLQTQVPFVTGGAERHSANLRAALREHGHEVAEITLPFKWYPSETLVDSVLAARLTDLSETEGVPTDLTIGLRFPAYLARHPNKVFWIIHQFRQAYDQWDTGVSELLEDPEGEAIRHLVRAEDRMAFAETAHPVYANSVTVAQRLQTYLGQKATPLYHPPPKAGLLSQGPFGDYLFAPGRLNPSKRPELLLQALARTAPPLRLVIAGVAGNPGYLERLKTMADDLGVAGRVEWLGGIDDDTMRMTYANARAVVFVPQDEDYGYITLEAMLSGKPVITTEDAGGPLEFVTNRTHGLVCAPSPAALATSFETVMQDKRLAERMGAAGHEKYHKLNISWDHVVETLTGQSRPRDALRPGQATRRHENHSRTAKTSSLQDEVVATLRRAIAPSAPARVSLPFRSISDVFAAYDFETLPPAPDGGQTVTIDPGIEDYLGTHWTRFLTTLDLVADLAPGSVLNIGTYPPLAFEAMVVNAFPDVDLQGLCLGPHIYSQHVRGRDSRFPDFDIRLDAANIERDSLPYASESFDLVMGMEIFEHLVTDPYFFLSEACRVLRPGGHLLLSTPNVASHRGVWKTLNGQAPYSFGLFVPSDGAYGRHNREYAPREVERLAAAAGFEARVLKTVDVYDDRIDPGTAELLHGRGDDLTLRGETIFFVGKKTGAPRGVPEGFYHGDPERMSGALRVASHEERTGLVRVEVTNSSRRWWPVRERHATCLLAEWADPDGILRHTNILLPLEDALGPGDSHTVTLRLDAAGTGKTKPRGTLWLELFQKGVGRLSGTGRANGITLPCSEDAFVRLVRRST, encoded by the coding sequence ATGCGGATCGGCCTTCTCCAGACCCAGGTCCCCTTCGTGACCGGCGGTGCCGAGCGCCACAGCGCCAACCTGCGCGCGGCCCTACGGGAGCACGGCCATGAGGTGGCCGAGATCACCCTGCCCTTCAAATGGTATCCCAGCGAAACGCTCGTCGACAGCGTCCTTGCCGCGCGGCTCACAGACCTCTCCGAGACCGAGGGTGTGCCGACGGACCTCACCATCGGCCTGCGGTTCCCGGCCTATCTCGCCCGTCATCCCAACAAGGTCTTCTGGATCATCCATCAGTTCAGGCAGGCCTATGACCAGTGGGACACGGGCGTTTCGGAGCTGCTCGAGGACCCGGAGGGGGAGGCCATCCGCCATCTCGTGCGCGCCGAGGATCGCATGGCGTTCGCCGAGACGGCGCACCCCGTCTACGCCAATTCCGTGACGGTCGCGCAAAGACTGCAGACCTATCTCGGGCAGAAGGCGACGCCGCTCTATCACCCGCCGCCCAAGGCCGGGCTTCTGTCACAGGGGCCTTTCGGGGATTATCTGTTCGCCCCGGGGCGCTTGAACCCGTCGAAGCGCCCTGAGCTCCTGTTGCAGGCACTGGCGCGCACGGCCCCGCCCCTGCGGCTGGTCATCGCCGGCGTGGCCGGGAACCCAGGTTACCTGGAAAGACTGAAGACCATGGCCGACGATCTCGGCGTGGCCGGTCGCGTCGAATGGCTGGGCGGGATCGACGATGACACCATGCGCATGACCTATGCCAATGCGCGCGCGGTGGTGTTCGTGCCACAGGACGAGGATTATGGCTACATCACGCTCGAGGCCATGCTGTCGGGCAAGCCCGTCATCACCACCGAGGATGCCGGCGGCCCGCTTGAATTCGTGACCAACAGAACGCATGGACTGGTTTGCGCCCCCTCGCCCGCCGCGCTCGCGACGAGCTTCGAGACCGTGATGCAGGACAAACGGCTGGCTGAGCGTATGGGGGCCGCCGGACACGAGAAATACCACAAGCTCAATATCAGCTGGGATCATGTGGTCGAGACGTTGACCGGCCAGTCCCGCCCGCGGGATGCGCTGCGCCCGGGCCAGGCCACGCGTCGCCACGAAAACCATTCCCGGACCGCGAAGACATCCAGCCTCCAGGACGAGGTCGTTGCGACGCTTCGGCGCGCGATCGCGCCCTCGGCCCCGGCACGGGTCAGCCTGCCCTTCCGGTCCATCTCGGATGTCTTCGCAGCCTATGATTTTGAGACCCTGCCGCCTGCGCCCGATGGCGGACAGACCGTCACCATCGATCCCGGGATCGAGGATTATCTGGGCACGCACTGGACACGCTTCCTGACCACCCTCGACCTGGTGGCCGATCTTGCGCCCGGCTCGGTCCTGAATATCGGCACCTACCCGCCCCTCGCCTTCGAGGCGATGGTGGTGAACGCGTTTCCGGATGTCGATCTGCAGGGGCTGTGCCTGGGGCCGCATATCTACAGCCAACATGTGCGGGGTCGGGACAGCCGCTTTCCCGATTTCGATATCCGTCTCGACGCGGCCAACATAGAACGCGATTCCCTACCTTATGCCTCGGAGAGTTTCGACCTCGTGATGGGGATGGAGATTTTCGAGCACCTCGTAACCGATCCCTATTTCTTCCTGTCCGAAGCTTGCCGCGTCCTCAGGCCGGGTGGCCATCTCCTGCTGTCCACACCGAATGTTGCGAGCCATCGCGGGGTCTGGAAGACACTGAACGGGCAGGCCCCCTATTCGTTCGGCCTCTTTGTACCGAGCGACGGGGCATACGGGCGCCACAACCGCGAATACGCCCCCCGCGAAGTCGAGCGGCTGGCGGCGGCTGCGGGGTTCGAGGCCCGCGTCCTGAAGACCGTGGATGTCTACGATGACCGGATCGACCCCGGAACGGCGGAGCTGCTGCACGGCCGGGGCGACGATCTGACGTTGCGCGGCGAGACCATTTTCTTCGTGGGCAAGAAGACCGGGGCGCCCAGAGGTGTGCCCGAGGGGTTCTATCATGGCGATCCGGAACGCATGTCCGGCGCGCTGCGGGTGGCTTCGCACGAAGAGCGGACAGGGCTTGTCCGTGTCGAGGTGACGAATAGCAGCCGACGCTGGTGGCCGGTTCGGGAAAGGCACGCCACCTGCTTGCTGGCCGAATGGGCCGATCCGGACGGCATCCTGCGCCACACCAATATCCTGCTGCCCCTGGAGGACGCCCTGGGGCCGGGGGACAGCCACACTGTCACCCTGCGCCTCGACGCGGCCGGAACCGGCAAAACAAAGCCACGGGGAACCCTCTGGCTCGAACTGTTCCAGAAGGGAGTGGGGCGGTTGTCGGGAACGGGGCGGGCCAATGGCATCACCCTGCCCTGCTCCGAGGACGCCTTCGTCCGGCTGGTCCGCCGGAGCACCTGA
- a CDS encoding glycosyltransferase family 4 protein → MYYFDMTDILLYVEKETTVSGIQRVSFEVIRRMVERLGAENVRLSYWDRLHREYTAIDSGFMADMDEFSPDIFGAVFFGKKARAQNDAAPTLMRYRNRPLKYWFYSKVRTYHAVRGHERYFAKMGSSIAEWTAFKTRKAPARIDVVADIRREKVSEGVRPGDQLIILGAIWNIDGLEPALQRLKDNKGIKIYQLVHDLIPIIAAEHIAADFSGEFYHWLLSSLGYCDGFIANSQNTARDLQRFMDEVGEQRPIDVVPLAQKFDVVHSNQVKDPTKPFKSRLNSLQGVDHSVLNLTKTPFVLVVGTMESRKNIWRLAQAWQRLTLTPSLDVPKLVFAGKPGWYNDDFEALMKATGNLGGWVQFAKRPSDTELGFLYENCLFTATVSVYEGWGLPIGESLSFGKTAVVADNSSMPEVGGDLVEYCDAHSISSIYDACHKLIANPDHRRALERKIAGASLRTWDDVTNDFLEAMVQE, encoded by the coding sequence ATGTACTATTTCGACATGACCGATATCCTGCTCTACGTGGAAAAAGAAACCACCGTGTCGGGTATTCAACGAGTATCCTTTGAGGTCATCCGTCGGATGGTCGAGCGGTTGGGTGCTGAGAACGTGCGGTTGAGTTACTGGGACCGACTGCACCGTGAGTATACCGCCATTGATTCAGGCTTTATGGCCGATATGGATGAGTTTTCCCCTGACATTTTCGGGGCTGTGTTCTTCGGAAAAAAGGCGCGCGCCCAGAATGATGCCGCACCTACATTAATGCGCTATCGCAACCGCCCCTTGAAATACTGGTTCTATTCAAAGGTTCGCACCTATCACGCGGTACGAGGACATGAGCGCTATTTTGCAAAGATGGGCTCCAGTATTGCCGAGTGGACTGCCTTCAAAACCCGCAAAGCTCCCGCTCGCATAGACGTGGTCGCCGATATCAGGCGAGAAAAAGTAAGTGAGGGCGTCAGACCCGGCGATCAACTGATCATCTTGGGGGCAATCTGGAATATCGATGGGCTAGAGCCCGCACTACAACGGCTGAAAGACAATAAGGGGATCAAGATTTACCAACTAGTGCATGATCTCATTCCAATCATCGCCGCGGAGCATATTGCAGCAGATTTCTCGGGTGAATTTTACCATTGGCTGCTATCTTCGCTGGGGTATTGTGATGGTTTCATCGCAAACTCCCAAAACACCGCCCGTGATTTGCAGCGCTTCATGGATGAGGTTGGTGAGCAACGCCCCATTGATGTGGTGCCGCTAGCCCAAAAATTTGACGTGGTACACTCTAACCAAGTTAAAGATCCGACAAAGCCCTTCAAATCGCGTCTCAACAGTTTACAGGGCGTTGACCACTCCGTGTTGAACCTGACCAAGACCCCCTTTGTGCTGGTTGTAGGAACGATGGAATCACGCAAAAATATTTGGCGACTGGCACAAGCTTGGCAACGACTAACTCTCACGCCAAGCTTGGATGTCCCCAAGCTCGTCTTTGCTGGAAAGCCAGGCTGGTACAATGATGATTTCGAAGCCCTGATGAAGGCCACGGGCAATTTGGGGGGCTGGGTCCAATTTGCCAAGAGACCGAGTGATACCGAGTTAGGCTTTCTCTACGAGAACTGCCTATTTACCGCGACAGTCAGCGTGTACGAAGGTTGGGGGCTGCCTATCGGTGAAAGTTTATCATTTGGCAAAACAGCTGTTGTGGCAGATAATTCGTCAATGCCCGAGGTGGGCGGAGACTTGGTGGAATACTGTGATGCCCATTCTATCAGCAGTATCTATGACGCCTGTCACAAGCTTATAGCCAATCCTGACCATCGCCGCGCGCTTGAGAGAAAAATTGCAGGAGCGTCACTGCGCACATGGGATGATGTCACGAATGATTTTCTGGAAGCCATGGTTCAAGAGTAA
- a CDS encoding glycosyltransferase family protein, with protein sequence MPEQRPRIHWVSPLPPAETDIAHYTQRILPELAERADLTLWTDAETWDSGLESFCPVRHLDPYRIVPGQMRTAGPRGDRPGTIFINIGNAWCFHAGLLALARRMPSVIVLHDLALQEMFCDAVHNGLLARDDYLAAMQHWYGEEGRNVAQDEGRQSAMDLGQRFPGFELTMENAVAVLTHTPAASQAVAARGVLPAYRLDLPFRATGAVYSGRSMQGPLRLVQFGHIGPNRRLEQVLEALAGMGPEFDFVLDIVGKLWNPDLIEARCADLGIAGKVRRHGYVPEAELDALLGRAHLVFNLRHPTMGEASGSQLRIWNAAAASVVTDQGWYHHLPDDTVFRVPVEEDVIALRVLLERLDKDRTIGQSLGAAGYARLVEHHGPAQYADGIAEVARAFESDTRDAVLAHAARRLLSSGADDTGLVRRRLARFF encoded by the coding sequence ATGCCTGAACAGCGCCCCCGGATCCACTGGGTCTCTCCCCTGCCCCCCGCGGAGACGGACATTGCCCATTACACGCAGCGCATCCTGCCCGAGCTTGCCGAGCGCGCCGACCTCACGCTCTGGACCGATGCGGAGACCTGGGATAGCGGGCTGGAAAGCTTCTGCCCGGTCCGGCACCTGGACCCATACCGGATAGTGCCGGGGCAGATGCGGACTGCCGGGCCGCGGGGCGACCGTCCCGGCACAATCTTCATCAATATCGGGAACGCATGGTGTTTCCACGCGGGCCTGCTGGCCCTCGCCCGGCGCATGCCCTCCGTCATCGTCCTGCATGACCTCGCCTTGCAGGAAATGTTCTGCGATGCCGTGCACAACGGTCTCCTTGCGCGCGACGACTACCTCGCCGCCATGCAGCACTGGTATGGCGAGGAGGGCCGGAACGTGGCGCAAGACGAAGGCAGGCAGAGCGCCATGGACCTGGGCCAGCGATTTCCGGGCTTCGAACTGACGATGGAGAACGCGGTCGCGGTGCTGACGCATACGCCAGCGGCCTCGCAGGCGGTCGCCGCCCGCGGGGTCCTTCCGGCCTACCGGCTCGACCTGCCCTTCCGGGCGACGGGGGCCGTCTACAGCGGCCGATCCATGCAAGGGCCGCTCCGCCTTGTTCAGTTCGGCCATATCGGCCCCAACCGGCGCCTGGAACAGGTGCTCGAGGCCTTGGCCGGGATGGGGCCGGAGTTCGATTTCGTTCTCGATATCGTCGGCAAGCTCTGGAATCCCGACCTGATCGAGGCGCGGTGCGCCGACCTGGGCATCGCCGGAAAGGTACGGCGGCACGGCTACGTGCCCGAAGCGGAGCTCGATGCGCTGCTCGGCCGGGCCCATCTCGTCTTCAACCTCCGTCACCCGACCATGGGCGAGGCCTCCGGCAGCCAGCTGCGCATCTGGAACGCGGCCGCGGCCTCGGTGGTGACGGACCAGGGCTGGTATCATCACCTGCCCGATGACACGGTCTTCCGCGTGCCCGTCGAGGAGGACGTGATCGCGCTGCGCGTCCTGCTGGAACGGCTCGACAAGGACAGGACCATCGGCCAGTCGCTGGGGGCCGCGGGATACGCCCGCCTTGTTGAACACCACGGCCCCGCACAGTATGCCGATGGCATCGCCGAGGTGGCGCGCGCCTTCGAGTCCGATACCCGGGATGCGGTTCTTGCCCATGCAGCTCGGCGGCTCCTATCGAGCGGCGCAGATGACACGGGCCTGGTGCGGCGGCGGCTGGCCCGGTTTTTCTGA
- a CDS encoding IS630 family transposase (programmed frameshift), which produces MSAPLPDALRARFQRYIEEGLSGRAAALRLKLSPATGARWALAIRRTGRAEAAPQGRPKGRGKLDPHRSFFAEIIEQDGDITMPELSAALFDATSVQAHPNAIGKFLRKLGYTYKKSLVATERRRAKVRRQREDWFKQRLPAVSKHPERVVFIDETSVKTNLTRQRGWAPCGNRLIMDTPFGSWGTQTFIAGLSADAMIAPWVIKGAMDGAAFAAYVEKVLVPELSPGTVVILDNLATHKNAEAEKALRKAGCWFLFLPPYSPDLNPIEMAFSKLKAHLRRIGARTFTDMFNAIAEICDLYSPDECWNYFTAAGYVAG; this is translated from the exons ATGTCAGCACCTTTGCCAGACGCGCTTCGGGCGCGGTTTCAGCGATACATTGAGGAAGGGTTAAGCGGTCGCGCGGCGGCATTGCGCTTGAAACTCTCGCCCGCCACGGGAGCGCGGTGGGCGCTTGCGATCCGGCGGACCGGCCGGGCAGAGGCAGCTCCGCAGGGCCGACCAAAAGGCCGGGGCAAGCTGGACCCGCATCGGAGCTTCTTTGCTGAAATCATCGAGCAAGATGGAGACATCACGATGCCCGAGCTGAGTGCAGCCCTGTTTGACGCAACGAGTGTTCAGGCGCACCCCAACGCCATCGGTAAGTTCCTTCGCAAGCTGGGCTATACGTAT AAAAAATCGCTGGTCGCCACCGAACGCCGCCGTGCCAAGGTAAGGCGACAGCGCGAAGACTGGTTCAAGCAGCGCCTCCCAGCCGTATCGAAGCACCCGGAACGCGTTGTCTTTATTGACGAAACATCCGTGAAGACGAACCTGACGCGGCAGCGGGGATGGGCCCCTTGCGGCAACCGCCTGATTATGGACACCCCCTTCGGCTCATGGGGCACCCAGACCTTCATAGCCGGACTGAGTGCCGACGCGATGATCGCCCCCTGGGTGATCAAAGGGGCCATGGATGGCGCGGCCTTCGCCGCTTACGTTGAAAAGGTGCTGGTGCCGGAACTCTCACCCGGAACCGTCGTCATTCTGGACAATCTCGCCACGCACAAGAATGCCGAAGCGGAAAAAGCATTGCGCAAGGCAGGGTGCTGGTTCCTGTTCTTGCCGCCCTACAGTCCCGACCTCAACCCCATCGAAATGGCGTTCTCAAAGCTCAAAGCACACCTGCGCCGGATCGGAGCGCGAACATTCACCGACATGTTCAACGCAATCGCCGAGATCTGCGACCTCTACTCTCCCGACGAGTGCTGGAATTACTTCACGGCTGCCGGATATGTCGCAGGTTAA
- a CDS encoding transposase has product MALSTTTLAHCDAVWGGRQPLHLEWYALRWKIETFFRTLKSGCRIEELRLATADRLANCIALRCVVTWRVTWLAMLSRKASDWYLWVTARRTASLYQGHSNSCMKTHSKV; this is encoded by the coding sequence GTGGCGTTGAGCACCACGACTTTGGCACATTGCGATGCCGTCTGGGGAGGGCGGCAACCACTCCATCTCGAATGGTACGCCCTGCGCTGGAAAATTGAGACTTTCTTCCGGACGTTGAAGTCCGGCTGCCGGATCGAGGAGCTACGTTTGGCCACGGCCGATCGCCTAGCCAACTGCATCGCGCTCCGCTGTGTGGTGACGTGGCGGGTGACATGGCTGGCAATGCTCAGCCGCAAGGCCTCCGACTGGTATTTGTGGGTAACTGCAAGGCGCACGGCAAGCTTATATCAGGGGCATTCTAACAGTTGTATGAAAACTCATAGTAAGGTTTGA
- a CDS encoding ABC transporter ATP-binding protein produces the protein MTEENRTDAVEEGLHTNRAGKAKPRKRAPLFNDQDKDNISWFYSTYLKQRTPWLGLVMVMILIQGLAYQQFISLTESGLRVIFENGDVSGLIGVCAMVMGIFLIRAVMSYCVPRISVWLASDAVFNMRRDLIDHMMSLDLAFFERTKSGDIILRLVNQAQDLSGFIGQTTVNAVRDTVTVIAVSGYLIWKSPLLFLIVIVVMPTITIMVRQISHGIKGTQANAENAMGNYMSGIEEMTNGMRTVKIANQEPVERARLNKATSEIKDLTIRLQALQALMSPAVDVIAAIIYVLIIGVGGYMALSADFAMDGAGIIGFLIGMALIFDPARRITAFFVSMQASLIILESLRSLYRELPTITNAPNAKEEFNRAGDIILDNVTFQYSEKHPLFKGVDMIFEGGKVTAIVGATGSGKTSVLSLIARLYDVTDGVVTIGGEPVRGLRVDKLRQSFSVVAQDIVIFNSSIWENIRYVRPEATDEEIWRAAELVGIDQLVRDRGDAPLGPKGSQLSGGQKQRIAIARAFLRSAPILLLDEATSALDQRTEEKVREAIWTLSQGKTTIMVAHRLSTVTHADHIYVLDEGMVIEEGTHVGLMAKEGLYAAMFNAQRSSYG, from the coding sequence ATGACCGAAGAAAATCGAACTGACGCTGTAGAAGAAGGATTACACACAAACAGAGCAGGAAAGGCCAAGCCCAGAAAACGTGCCCCGCTTTTCAATGATCAGGACAAGGATAACATCTCTTGGTTCTACTCCACTTACCTCAAACAGCGCACGCCTTGGTTGGGTTTGGTAATGGTGATGATCCTTATACAGGGCTTGGCCTATCAACAGTTCATCTCACTTACCGAAAGCGGGTTGAGGGTGATTTTTGAGAATGGCGATGTGTCTGGGTTGATAGGCGTCTGTGCCATGGTCATGGGAATTTTCCTGATCCGCGCAGTCATGTCTTATTGTGTGCCCCGCATTTCTGTTTGGTTGGCCAGCGATGCTGTGTTCAACATGCGTCGAGACTTGATCGATCACATGATGTCGCTGGATTTGGCCTTCTTTGAGCGGACCAAATCGGGTGACATCATTTTGAGACTGGTGAACCAGGCACAAGATCTGTCGGGGTTTATCGGCCAAACCACTGTGAACGCTGTGCGCGATACGGTGACGGTGATTGCCGTTTCAGGGTATCTCATTTGGAAGAGTCCACTTTTGTTCTTAATAGTCATCGTGGTGATGCCTACAATTACAATCATGGTGCGGCAAATTTCACATGGGATAAAGGGCACTCAAGCGAACGCCGAAAATGCTATGGGTAATTACATGTCTGGCATCGAAGAGATGACCAATGGCATGCGTACAGTGAAAATAGCAAACCAAGAGCCGGTTGAGCGTGCGCGCCTCAACAAAGCCACGAGCGAAATCAAAGACCTGACCATCCGTCTGCAGGCTCTACAGGCGCTGATGAGTCCCGCTGTCGATGTTATTGCAGCAATCATCTATGTTTTGATCATCGGGGTAGGTGGCTACATGGCCCTAAGCGCGGATTTTGCAATGGATGGCGCGGGCATTATCGGATTCTTAATCGGCATGGCTCTTATTTTTGACCCTGCCCGCCGCATAACAGCATTCTTTGTCAGTATGCAGGCCAGTTTGATCATCCTTGAAAGTCTCCGCTCCCTTTATCGCGAACTTCCTACGATTACTAATGCACCAAATGCGAAAGAGGAATTCAACCGCGCCGGGGACATCATTCTCGATAATGTAACGTTCCAATACTCTGAAAAGCATCCTTTGTTCAAAGGAGTTGATATGATCTTTGAAGGTGGAAAAGTGACGGCAATTGTTGGAGCCACAGGTTCGGGAAAGACATCTGTCCTTAGCTTGATTGCGCGGCTTTATGACGTCACCGATGGCGTGGTGACTATAGGCGGTGAACCGGTGAGAGGGTTGCGTGTTGATAAGCTACGTCAGTCGTTTTCAGTAGTCGCCCAAGACATCGTCATCTTTAATAGCTCAATATGGGAAAACATTCGATACGTGCGCCCTGAAGCCACAGATGAAGAAATTTGGCGGGCAGCTGAGCTGGTAGGTATTGATCAGCTAGTTCGCGACCGAGGTGATGCGCCGTTGGGGCCGAAGGGCTCTCAGCTTTCTGGCGGCCAGAAACAGCGTATTGCTATTGCCCGTGCTTTCCTGCGCTCAGCGCCAATTTTGTTACTAGATGAGGCAACTTCAGCACTTGACCAGCGCACGGAGGAAAAGGTGCGTGAGGCCATATGGACTCTGTCGCAAGGCAAAACCACAATTATGGTTGCACACCGGCTTTCAACTGTGACCCACGCAGATCATATTTATGTGCTGGATGAAGGCATGGTGATTGAAGAGGGTACTCATGTTGGACTGATGGCCAAAGAGGGCCTTTATGCGGCCATGTTCAATGCACAGCGAAGTAGCTATGGTTGA
- a CDS encoding helix-turn-helix domain-containing protein, with amino-acid sequence MLAGLHKTSPEETKEQRVTLGLWLRSLREEQGLSQRDLADILSLDYYTFISQLENGRGKIPAHRYVEWAHALDQNPQDFVRMLLKHYEPMTYRVLFEDEAS; translated from the coding sequence ATGTTGGCCGGACTTCACAAGACCTCACCCGAAGAGACCAAGGAGCAAAGGGTCACGCTTGGCCTGTGGCTTCGTTCGCTGCGCGAGGAACAGGGGCTGTCGCAGCGCGATCTGGCCGATATCCTGTCGCTCGACTACTACACGTTCATCTCCCAGCTGGAGAACGGCCGCGGCAAGATCCCCGCGCACCGCTATGTCGAATGGGCCCATGCGCTGGATCAGAACCCGCAGGATTTCGTCCGCATGCTGCTCAAGCATTACGAGCCGATGACATACCGGGTTCTATTCGAAGACGAAGCGTCGTAA